TTGGTTTGACAATAGTTGAATATTATTTAAAGAAGATTTAACGAAATTAAGAAAAATTTTACTTAGTTACTTTCTTTCGTTTGGATTTTACGTTAAAAAAAGATAGTGGCTTGTCTAAGAATGATAGAACCAACTACCTGGTTATCAGAAAAAGAAGCTAGTGAGGTTTTAAGAGTAGATGAGCAATCTTTAGAGTTATTGAGAGAAAGAGGGTATTTAAAACCAGGATCTCATTGGAAGAGTTCAAATGATCCTAAGCAATTACCTTGGAAACCCAAAGTTTTCTATTGTATAAGTGGATGTAAAGAAGCTATTGAATATTGGCAGCAATGTGATGCTTGTTTTGATCAAAAAGCAGCTTAAGTAAAAAAAGACTGTAAATGTCTGCTTATTTTAGAATAAATTTTTTAGGCCACTAGCTTTTCACCTTTACAATCTTCTATAGACGTCTCCAGAATTGGATAAAGAGAAATCATTTTTCCATATTCGGCTGATGTTCTATAAAAACTTGCTTTTTTTCTATAGTGGTCTTCCGTTCCCATCTCTAGACTATTGATTCTGTGGATATCCATGAAGAGTTATTCAAATGTATTTAATTACTTAATAGTTGTAAATAAAGAATCCAAATTAATCTTTTATATTAATTACATATTTGAGTGTATTTATATTGATTTATAGACTTTATCGGTTTCGAATGCCTGATATTTTTTGTTTTTATGTATCAATTAATTCTTTAATTAAAGATTATTAGTTTGTATGTATGCATACTTTATATTCGTAATTAATCCGTTGTATTCTATTTTTTCTATTTAAAAACCTATTTTTCTGATAATTTTTTTGTTGTATAAGAATTAAAATAATAAAAAAAATTTACAGATTCTTTCTCTTGGATGATTATTTCGTGAATTTGCTGTAACCTCCGATCGGTTTTGAAAAAATTGCACTTCTAATGCAGACCTATGGAAATCCAGGTGTCACCTACGGGTGGTGGGCTGGTAACTCAGGGGTCACCAACCGTTCAGGCAAATTTATTGCTGCACATGCCGCTCATACCGGTTTGATTGCTTTCTGGGCTGGTGCCTTCACGTTATTTGAATTGGCTCGTTTTGACCCTTCCGTACCAATGGGTCATCAGCCTTTAATTGCGCTTCCTCATTTAGCAGCTCTAGGCTTAGGTTTTGATGAGACTGGAACTTTTGTGGGTGGTACTGCAGTCGTATCAATTGCAGTAGTCCACTTAGTTTTGTCCATGGTTTATGGCGCTGGTGGATTAATGCACTCATTGCTTTTCTCTAGCGATATGCAGGACTCTTCAGTAGTTCAAGCCAGGAAATTTAAACTTGAATGGGACAACCCTGACAACCAGACTTTCATCCTTGGACATCATTTGATTTTCTTTGGTGTCGCTTGTATATGGTTTGTTGAATGGGCCAGAATTCATGGAATTTATGATCCTGCTGTAGGTGCTATTCGTCAGGTTGAATATGACCTTAACTTGAGTCATATTTGGGATCACCAGTTCGACTTCCTTACAATTGATAGTTTGGAAGATGTTATGGGAGGTCATGCTTTCTTGGCTTTCTTGGAAATTACTGGTGGAGCATTCCATATAGCTACTAAACAAGTTGGAGAATATACAAAGTTCAAAGGAGCTGGTCTTCTTTCTGCAGAAGCTATTCTTTCTTGGTCTTTGGCTGGTATTGGCTGGATGGCAGTTGTCGCAGCATTCTGGTGCGCGCAAAATACTACTGTTTACCCTATCGAATGGTTTGGTGAACCATTGGCACTTAAGTTTGGCATTTCTCCTTATTGGATAGATACTGTTGATCTGCCTAACGGAGCGCATACTTCTCGTGCTTGGCTATCTAATGTGCATTATTACTTTGGGTTCTTCTTTATCCAAGGTCATTTATGGCATGCTCTAAGGGCTATGGGATTCGATTTCAAACGAGTAACAAATGCTTTGAGTAATCTTGATACTGCTTCTGTATCATTAAAGTAGTTAAATAAAATTAACTCACTCAATAAAAAAGCCCCTCTTTATGAGGGGCTTTTTTATTGAGTGTTAGTCTTTTCTATTACTTTATGCTTAATTAAATGGGTGTGTTAAGTTAATGAGATATTAGAATTCAGAATTTTTCTAATTGCTAATAATCTCACAAATAATAGTAATAAATAAAGGTTAATATTAAAAATGAGCTTGGTTGAGTTGATTTAAAATGTGGTAATTTTTTAAATATTCTAGTTTTCATATAACTTCCTTTTCTATCTTTAATAAATTTATCTAATAAATAGCTAATTCTTGGTTGATCTTTTATTTACTTATATTTAGAGGTAAATAAATTAGTTGATTGAGATATAATAAGAAGCAAATTTGCTTTGGATATCAATTATTAATATGGGATATTATTTTTTAGGGGTTTTGTTGATTTCGTTAGCGAATTAATAGATGAGTCAATTGATTTTTGGTTTTGAAGACCTATATAAAATTAATGCAATTCCTACCTTGGTTTTGTCTATAGGTTTGCTTGGAATTATAGGGATTTTACTAACGCTTGGAAGAAGATTAGATTCGGCTATGAAGTTGGAGAGATTTGGTATCCCCATCGCCCTTTTAGTTGGAGCAATAGGTTTTTTGATTGGTCCTTATGGACCTTTCTCATTGCTACCAGAGAGAGTTCTGGATACTTGGATGAAGCTGCCAACCCCTTTGCTTACGTTGGTCTTTGCAACCTTAATGCTAGGTAGACCCATCCCCAGAGTTGGTGGGTTATGGAAACCAGTAGCATCCCAAGCGTTATTGGGGCTTTTATTAGGCTTTGGTCAATATGTTGTTGGGGGGGTAATTGTGCTGTCATTTTTGCTTCCCCACTTAGGAGTTGACCCGCTCATGGGATGCATTATTGAAGTTGGTTTTGAAGGGGGCCATGGAGCTGCTGCAATTATGGGTGACAGTTTTAGAAAATTAGGCTTTCCTGAAGGATTAGATCTTGGATTCGCAATGGCAACAGTAGGGTTACTCGCTTCTACATTGCTAGGAAGTGGTTTGGTTGTTATTGGTAGGTTTTTGGGATGGCTAGTCCCAGCTGATAAATTGATAAATAATGATTTGAATGATGTTGATATGGAATTTAAACCGCTTGAACAATTTAGACTGCTTTTATGTAATTTTGCACTAGCTGGATTTGCTGTATTGATTGGTATCTTCCTGCTCTATTGCTTTAGATTGTCTTCTATATATGTGGG
The sequence above is drawn from the Prochlorococcus marinus str. MIT 1013 genome and encodes:
- a CDS encoding chlorophyll a/b binding light-harvesting protein, translated to MQTYGNPGVTYGWWAGNSGVTNRSGKFIAAHAAHTGLIAFWAGAFTLFELARFDPSVPMGHQPLIALPHLAALGLGFDETGTFVGGTAVVSIAVVHLVLSMVYGAGGLMHSLLFSSDMQDSSVVQARKFKLEWDNPDNQTFILGHHLIFFGVACIWFVEWARIHGIYDPAVGAIRQVEYDLNLSHIWDHQFDFLTIDSLEDVMGGHAFLAFLEITGGAFHIATKQVGEYTKFKGAGLLSAEAILSWSLAGIGWMAVVAAFWCAQNTTVYPIEWFGEPLALKFGISPYWIDTVDLPNGAHTSRAWLSNVHYYFGFFFIQGHLWHALRAMGFDFKRVTNALSNLDTASVSLK
- a CDS encoding sodium/glutamate symporter, which codes for MSQLIFGFEDLYKINAIPTLVLSIGLLGIIGILLTLGRRLDSAMKLERFGIPIALLVGAIGFLIGPYGPFSLLPERVLDTWMKLPTPLLTLVFATLMLGRPIPRVGGLWKPVASQALLGLLLGFGQYVVGGVIVLSFLLPHLGVDPLMGCIIEVGFEGGHGAAAIMGDSFRKLGFPEGLDLGFAMATVGLLASTLLGSGLVVIGRFLGWLVPADKLINNDLNDVDMEFKPLEQFRLLLCNFALAGFAVLIGIFLLYCFRLSSIYVGDISKQVILAFPVFPLALMGSFFVRFIIEKTENTQLVSSLFQREIGILSTDLLIITAMAGLNLPLLVNYWVPISILAIGGLVWNLAGMLIFSRLFFSEEWFERAIAEFGNSTGVAASGLLLLRLADPRNSTNTLPVFSVKQLFLQPLLSGGLITVIAPLFISNFGLKGWTVFCGLISLFLCVLAISLQSKYTKAFNTN